Proteins from a single region of Bdellovibrio bacteriovorus HD100:
- a CDS encoding MotA/TolQ/ExbB proton channel family protein, which translates to MMAFLKFMNDSGVVGWFILLVGIGSLVLVAERAKALYKEYGMNVDEFMGKVQNLVLAKKLDEALLLCAQLEKKPLASAFKTILEKADRDDDTIFQAHDIALSENVPLYTKRLHYLSMLANVATLLGLLGTIHGLILSFQAVASADPAQKQALLAHGISVSMYTTALGLAVAIPAMVFFSILTARQNELIEDMSEKCSKLTELLTSAHIPNLTRQNVFPDHVTAPSVTPPSPGQKVS; encoded by the coding sequence ATGATGGCATTCTTAAAGTTCATGAATGATTCCGGTGTTGTCGGCTGGTTTATTCTGCTGGTGGGTATTGGTTCACTGGTACTCGTTGCCGAACGCGCAAAAGCCCTTTACAAAGAATACGGCATGAATGTGGATGAGTTCATGGGTAAAGTTCAGAACCTGGTTCTGGCGAAAAAGCTCGATGAAGCCCTGCTTCTTTGTGCGCAACTTGAGAAAAAGCCATTGGCCTCTGCCTTCAAGACCATTCTTGAAAAAGCAGACCGTGATGATGACACTATCTTCCAGGCACACGATATCGCCTTGAGCGAAAACGTGCCTTTGTACACCAAACGCCTGCACTACCTTTCCATGCTTGCCAACGTGGCAACATTGTTGGGTCTGTTGGGTACGATCCACGGTCTGATCCTTTCGTTCCAGGCCGTTGCGTCTGCAGACCCGGCACAAAAACAAGCCTTGCTGGCACACGGTATCTCCGTGTCCATGTATACGACGGCTTTGGGTCTGGCAGTGGCGATTCCGGCAATGGTGTTCTTCTCAATCCTGACAGCCCGCCAGAATGAGCTGATCGAGGACATGTCCGAGAAGTGCTCCAAACTGACTGAGCTTCTGACCAGCGCCCATATCCCGAACCTGACCCGCCAGAACGTGTTCCCTGATCACGTGACGGCACCAAGTGTGACGCCTCCGTCCCCAGGCCAGAAGGTCTCCTAA